From the candidate division WOR-3 bacterium genome, one window contains:
- the atpD gene encoding F0F1 ATP synthase subunit beta: MNKGRVLQVMGPVIDVEFTEKLPEIYGALKLSLKDGDLILEVQQHLGYNVVRTIAMGPTEGVARGMEVIDLGEPITVPVGPETLGRLFNVLGEPIDEKGPVNGKLRRPIHCKPPAFKEQSTKVEILETGIKVIDLIAPIMKGGKVGLFGGAGVGKTVVVMELIRNIAIEHGGVSVFAGIGERTREGNDLYLEMTRSGVINKTVLVFGQMNEPPGVRARVGLTALSMAEYFRDVEHKDVLLFIDNIYRFTMAGSEVSALLGRIPSAVGYQPTLATEMGELQERITSTKHGSITSVQAVYVPADDLTDPAPATTFGHLDSTIVLSRPIAELGIYPAVDPLDSTSTILDPRFVGEEHYNVARGVQKVLQRYKDLQDVIAILGFEELSEEDKLTVTRARKIQKFLSQPFFVAETFTGRPGQYVPLKETIRAFKAILEGACDDIPEQALYMCGGLNI, from the coding sequence ATGAATAAGGGTAGGGTTTTGCAGGTAATGGGACCGGTAATTGATGTAGAATTCACCGAAAAATTACCCGAAATCTATGGGGCTTTAAAACTATCTTTAAAAGATGGTGACCTTATCCTTGAGGTCCAACAGCATCTTGGTTATAATGTAGTAAGGACGATCGCCATGGGTCCCACTGAGGGAGTAGCACGGGGAATGGAGGTCATTGATTTGGGTGAACCGATCACGGTTCCCGTGGGACCAGAAACCCTGGGAAGGTTGTTCAATGTCCTGGGTGAACCGATTGATGAGAAAGGACCGGTGAACGGCAAATTGCGCCGTCCCATCCATTGTAAACCACCTGCTTTCAAAGAACAATCCACTAAAGTGGAGATACTCGAGACCGGTATAAAAGTCATAGATTTGATTGCACCGATTATGAAAGGTGGTAAGGTAGGATTGTTCGGTGGTGCAGGGGTGGGGAAGACGGTGGTGGTGATGGAATTGATCCGGAATATCGCGATTGAACATGGGGGAGTTTCGGTCTTTGCAGGAATCGGCGAGCGGACCCGGGAGGGAAATGACCTGTACCTGGAAATGACCCGTTCTGGGGTGATAAACAAAACCGTACTCGTCTTCGGTCAGATGAATGAACCACCCGGAGTTAGAGCACGGGTGGGATTGACCGCCCTTTCCATGGCTGAATATTTCCGGGATGTGGAACATAAAGATGTGTTGTTATTCATTGACAACATTTATCGTTTTACTATGGCAGGTTCTGAAGTCTCGGCATTGCTGGGCCGAATCCCATCCGCGGTTGGTTATCAGCCCACGCTTGCGACCGAGATGGGAGAGTTGCAGGAGCGGATTACATCCACAAAACACGGTTCGATTACTTCAGTCCAGGCTGTATATGTTCCGGCAGACGACTTAACCGACCCAGCACCAGCTACTACCTTCGGACATTTGGATTCAACCATTGTTTTATCAAGACCGATCGCGGAATTAGGCATCTATCCAGCGGTAGACCCCCTTGATTCCACTTCCACAATCCTTGACCCGCGCTTTGTTGGTGAAGAGCACTATAATGTGGCAAGGGGTGTGCAGAAGGTATTACAGCGGTATAAAGATTTGCAGGATGTGATCGCAATCTTGGGTTTTGAAGAATTATCTGAGGAAGATAAATTGACTGTGACCCGGGCAAGAAAGATTCAAAAGTTTCTCTCGCAGCCCTTCTTTGTTGCCGAAACCTTTACCGGTCGGCCTGGGCAGTATGTTCCTTTAAAAGAGACGATCCGGGCATTTAAGGCAATCCTGGAAGGTGCGTGTGATGATATACCCGAGCAGGCTCTTTATATGTGTGGAGGATTGAATATCTAA
- the atpG gene encoding ATP synthase F1 subunit gamma: MASVREIKRHIKSVSNIKKITKTMQMVAGAKMQKTLTALLASRPYAQLAWNLLLNLAPKTQRELHPLLRVREIKNSLLVVLTSDRGLCGAFNMNIIGETLKQIKDKETVGIITVGKKGRDFFIRRGYKVIAEFTGLGAPATFISITPIAQIIIEEFTKGNYDEVKLIYSDYVSNVVQRPTTIQLLPFQQEQPEVPFLAQFIYEPSPAEVIETLLVRIIEYKIYAAVLESQASEFSARMMAMKNATENAENLIQSLILSYNKARQEGITKELTELSTTKAVIESLKK, from the coding sequence ATGGCTTCGGTCCGGGAGATAAAAAGACATATCAAATCGGTGAGTAATATCAAAAAGATTACCAAAACCATGCAGATGGTCGCAGGAGCAAAGATGCAGAAGACCCTCACCGCACTTTTGGCCTCCCGACCTTATGCCCAGCTTGCCTGGAATCTATTGCTCAACCTTGCTCCAAAGACACAACGCGAACTTCATCCTTTACTTAGAGTCAGGGAGATAAAAAATTCGCTGTTGGTGGTGCTGACCTCAGACCGCGGTTTATGCGGGGCATTTAATATGAATATCATCGGCGAAACCTTGAAGCAGATCAAAGACAAAGAGACGGTTGGAATCATTACGGTCGGCAAAAAGGGGCGGGATTTCTTTATCCGGCGGGGTTATAAAGTTATCGCGGAATTCACGGGTTTGGGGGCACCGGCAACATTCATCAGTATCACACCCATTGCCCAAATAATCATTGAGGAATTTACCAAGGGTAATTATGATGAGGTAAAACTTATTTATAGTGATTATGTTTCCAATGTAGTCCAGCGTCCTACCACGATTCAACTTTTACCCTTCCAGCAGGAACAACCTGAAGTTCCTTTTCTTGCTCAGTTTATCTATGAGCCCTCTCCTGCCGAGGTGATTGAAACCCTGCTTGTCCGGATAATTGAATATAAAATATATGCAGCGGTGCTGGAATCTCAAGCCTCGGAATTCTCTGCCCGGATGATGGCGATGAAGAATGCGACCGAGAATGCGGAAAATCTTATTCAAAGCCTAATTCTTTCTTACAACAAGGCACGCCAGGAAGGAATTACGAAGGAGTTGACCGAACTTTCTACCACCAAGGCAGTGATTGAAAGTTTGAAGAAATAA
- a CDS encoding F0F1 ATP synthase subunit epsilon encodes MKFRLEIVTPERLVYSDDVDVLTVPTIQGEISILAKHVPLVSIISPGEIKIRRDNEIEYMAITGGFVQVLPHKVIILADAAERAEEIDLERALRARERAQKLMEEKRGDKISHAEAMAAFQRALVRIKVGQRKRKQK; translated from the coding sequence ATGAAATTCCGTCTGGAAATAGTAACTCCGGAACGACTGGTATATTCTGATGATGTTGATGTTTTGACTGTTCCTACAATCCAGGGTGAGATAAGTATTTTGGCAAAACATGTGCCCCTGGTTTCGATAATCAGCCCGGGCGAGATAAAGATAAGAAGAGATAATGAGATTGAATATATGGCAATAACTGGTGGATTTGTGCAGGTATTGCCTCATAAGGTCATCATTCTCGCTGATGCGGCTGAGCGTGCTGAGGAGATTGATTTGGAACGGGCACTCAGGGCCAGGGAACGCGCCCAGAAGTTAATGGAGGAAAAGAGGGGTGATAAGATCAGCCATGCCGAAGCAATGGCAGCATTCCAGCGGGCATTGGTGCGCATAAAAGTGGGACAGAGGAAACGCAAACAAAAGTGA
- a CDS encoding radical SAM protein gives MNDILFINTEEKTLEEKEPPLELASIGAFLEEKGISVKIIDFNIEKKGLEHWLSLYQPKFVGIWGTTINRFESFRLAQFAKSFNKEIIVIYLGPNASFTAQSVLRDIPAIDFVIRGEGEEVIYELMQALSTEQDYARIRGLSFRDDSHPVDNPPAFRLHLDSLPHPAYHLLNMKKYQIKMDFIGKKCAPVSSSRGCLHHCICCLTGKLYNNLVTVRAAKNVVDEIEMLLRDYHFEGIRFVDPALSLDQEHITSLCAEILNRNLNFPWECKIQVGSVDGPLLEMMKKAGCYLVSVGIESGSQKVLDLMRRGITVEQAQNLLELCKEIGIKVKAFFSFGHISETLADVEKTFEFIEKNKELFGKIEYSIGIRIYPGTYLETYARKNNLLPADFEWTKPYDEPRNDTIMQPRSIPILIQPQLGYEELESIALRIYSEKTKGWENLKAGIAKITQPEKLKKLHQFLKLKFKKLM, from the coding sequence ATGAATGATATTCTTTTTATAAATACCGAAGAAAAAACCTTGGAGGAGAAGGAACCACCATTAGAACTGGCGTCAATCGGAGCCTTCCTTGAAGAAAAAGGCATTTCGGTCAAAATCATTGACTTCAATATTGAAAAAAAGGGTCTTGAACACTGGCTTTCTTTATACCAGCCCAAATTTGTGGGAATCTGGGGTACAACCATAAACCGATTTGAATCCTTTCGTCTCGCCCAGTTTGCTAAATCGTTCAATAAAGAAATCATCGTTATTTATCTCGGACCAAATGCATCCTTCACTGCCCAGTCTGTTCTTCGTGATATTCCAGCGATTGACTTTGTAATCCGCGGTGAGGGTGAAGAGGTAATATATGAATTAATGCAGGCATTAAGCACCGAGCAGGATTATGCTCGTATCCGAGGATTAAGTTTCCGAGATGACAGTCATCCCGTGGATAATCCTCCCGCTTTTAGATTGCATCTCGATTCACTCCCACACCCAGCCTACCACCTATTAAATATGAAAAAGTATCAAATAAAAATGGATTTCATCGGCAAGAAATGTGCACCGGTCAGTTCCTCACGGGGTTGCTTGCACCATTGCATCTGCTGTTTGACTGGTAAATTGTATAATAATCTGGTGACGGTTCGGGCTGCGAAGAATGTGGTGGATGAGATTGAAATGCTCCTACGCGATTACCATTTTGAAGGTATTAGATTTGTTGATCCCGCACTATCCCTGGACCAGGAACATATCACATCCCTTTGTGCCGAAATTTTGAACCGCAATTTAAACTTTCCCTGGGAGTGTAAAATCCAGGTGGGCAGTGTGGATGGCCCTCTACTGGAAATGATGAAAAAGGCCGGGTGTTATCTTGTGAGCGTAGGTATTGAATCCGGTAGTCAGAAAGTTCTGGACCTGATGCGCCGGGGAATAACCGTGGAACAGGCACAAAATCTGCTGGAATTATGTAAAGAAATCGGAATAAAGGTGAAAGCATTCTTCTCTTTCGGTCATATAAGCGAAACCCTTGCGGATGTCGAAAAGACGTTTGAGTTTATTGAAAAAAATAAAGAACTGTTCGGTAAGATTGAATATTCAATCGGCATTCGAATTTACCCCGGCACCTATCTTGAGACCTATGCCCGCAAAAATAATCTATTGCCCGCGGATTTTGAATGGACCAAACCCTATGATGAGCCAAGGAATGATACAATTATGCAGCCCAGGAGTATCCCCATTTTAATCCAGCCCCAATTGGGTTATGAAGAACTGGAATCGATAGCCCTCCGGATATATTCTGAGAAAACAAAGGGTTGGGAAAATCTCAAAGCCGGGATTGCAAAAATAACCCAGCCGGAGAAACTAAAAAAATTACACCAGTTTCTTAAACTTAAGTTCAAAAAATTGATGTGA